One genomic segment of Blattabacterium sp. (Blaberus giganteus) includes these proteins:
- a CDS encoding cell division protein FtsQ/DivIB: MIFLFYFSQKTHRNRTLKKFNIVIDSSSKNHFVNEKIIKNILFYKTEKIEKKIGQLCILRMERKLNNYPFIKKSEVFLNVDGSLNIKICQKEPILRIKNVNKEYYLTKDAENLDLSSFYSSKVILAKGPFSKEEKKYLTSLVKFINSDELLRNQIISIKKNNKNSFVLIPKIGNHHIILGNIKNFKNKLNKLKAFYKQYLNKIDINQYKSIDLQYKDQIVAKKR, encoded by the coding sequence ATGATATTCCTTTTTTATTTTTCTCAAAAAACACATCGAAACAGAACTTTAAAAAAATTTAATATTGTCATTGATTCCTCATCTAAAAATCATTTTGTAAATGAAAAAATAATTAAAAATATTCTGTTTTATAAAACAGAAAAAATTGAAAAAAAAATCGGTCAATTATGTATATTGAGAATGGAAAGAAAATTAAATAATTATCCTTTTATAAAAAAATCTGAAGTATTTCTTAATGTAGATGGGAGTCTAAACATTAAAATTTGTCAAAAAGAACCCATATTAAGAATTAAAAATGTAAATAAAGAATATTATCTTACTAAAGATGCGGAAAATTTAGATCTTTCTTCTTTTTATTCATCAAAAGTCATCTTAGCGAAAGGACCTTTTTCAAAAGAAGAAAAAAAATATTTAACGAGTTTAGTCAAATTCATAAACTCAGATGAGTTATTAAGAAATCAAATTATTAGTATAAAAAAAAATAATAAAAATTCATTTGTTTTAATCCCAAAAATCGGAAATCATCATATTATATTAGGAAATATAAAAAATTTTAAAAATAAATTGAATAAATTAAAAGCATTTTATAAACAATACCTTAATAAGATAGATATTAATCAATATAAAAGTATTGATTTACAATATAAAGACCAAATAGTCGCAAAAAAAAGATAA
- the ftsZ gene encoding cell division protein FtsZ, with amino-acid sequence MKKEDFIRPKKENVGFIKNRSASIKVIGVGGGGSNALSHMFEQGITGVDFIACNTDAQALNNNPVPIKIQLGASITEGLGAGADPDVGEKAALESLEEIKSILDSNTKMTFITAGMGGGTGTGAAPIIAGISKEKGILTVGIVTIPFHFEGKMRLQQAQKGIEALRKNVDSLIVINNDKLRELYGNLGFKAGFAKADEVLTTAAKGIAEVITHHYKQNIDLRDTRTVLKESGTAVMGSAIAVGENRAKEAVVQALDSPLLNDNKITGAKNVLLLIVSGKIEITIDEIGIISDYIQAEAGNNANIIMGLGEDESLEESISVTIVATGFPTEVQRAINHEEKKIFHRLEEPYEQRLNKMEEIHSNSKRIDSYFSKTYSKSNYLDKSSYKNKNKKNDFSSNQKQNIFDQSINLFIEKKHKKYMLEDSFDLPISYNENENKKRSTNRIHKKENNTNQEFN; translated from the coding sequence ATGAAAAAAGAAGATTTTATACGACCAAAAAAAGAAAACGTTGGATTTATAAAAAATCGTTCAGCTTCCATCAAAGTAATTGGAGTAGGAGGAGGGGGAAGTAATGCTTTAAGCCATATGTTTGAACAAGGAATTACTGGAGTAGATTTTATAGCGTGTAATACAGATGCACAAGCATTAAATAACAATCCAGTCCCTATAAAAATTCAATTAGGAGCTTCAATTACAGAAGGATTAGGCGCTGGAGCCGATCCAGATGTAGGAGAAAAAGCCGCATTAGAAAGTTTGGAAGAAATAAAAAGTATTTTAGATTCTAACACTAAAATGACCTTTATTACAGCAGGAATGGGTGGTGGAACGGGAACTGGGGCTGCTCCAATTATTGCTGGTATTTCTAAAGAAAAAGGAATTCTTACTGTAGGCATCGTAACAATTCCATTTCATTTTGAAGGAAAAATGAGATTACAACAAGCTCAAAAGGGAATAGAAGCGTTAAGAAAAAATGTGGATTCTCTGATCGTGATTAATAATGATAAATTGAGGGAATTATATGGAAATTTAGGATTTAAAGCTGGATTCGCAAAAGCAGATGAAGTTTTAACGACTGCAGCTAAGGGGATTGCAGAAGTCATCACTCATCATTATAAACAAAATATAGATTTAAGAGATACAAGAACCGTACTCAAAGAAAGTGGAACGGCTGTTATGGGTTCTGCTATTGCTGTTGGAGAAAATAGAGCTAAGGAAGCGGTTGTACAAGCTTTAGATTCTCCATTATTGAATGATAATAAGATTACGGGAGCCAAAAATGTTCTTCTTCTCATTGTTTCAGGAAAAATAGAAATTACTATAGATGAAATAGGAATTATCAGTGATTATATACAAGCGGAAGCTGGGAACAATGCCAATATTATTATGGGTCTAGGAGAAGACGAAAGTTTGGAAGAAAGTATTTCAGTCACTATAGTGGCAACGGGATTTCCTACGGAAGTACAACGGGCTATTAATCACGAAGAAAAAAAAATATTTCATAGATTAGAAGAACCTTATGAACAAAGATTAAACAAAATGGAAGAAATTCATTCTAATTCTAAACGTATTGATTCTTATTTTTCAAAAACTTATTCTAAATCAAACTATTTAGATAAATCTTCTTATAAGAATAAAAATAAAAAAAACGATTTTTCATCGAATCAAAAACAAAACATTTTTGATCAGTCTATAAATTTATTTATAGAAAAAAAACATAAAAAATATATGTTAGAAGATAGTTTTGATCTTCCTATTTCATACAATGAAAATGAAAATAAAAAAAGATCAACAAATCGTATTCATAAAAAAGAAAATAATACAAATCAAGAGTTCAATTGA
- a CDS encoding FtsW/RodA/SpoVE family cell cycle protein, which translates to MKISEKIDLFLNKYIKGDRYLWAFISLLAIFSFLPVYSASTNLVTTYGGTNTVFSYLLKHAIFLLVGFCILFFTQFIDYKYFYRMSIISMPIIFILLIFTMSQRKELDGVNASRWLHIPIINISFQTSSIAGLALFIYCARYLAKKNKKQINFINSFLPLLFPIFFIIGLIFPANGSTAVIVFISVLILLFIGGYPLTSVIGVLLMGVLFAGIYIYSVIKWGYKKPINRVYTWKSRIEQFLDHESEESYQMKQSKTAIVLGNKFGRGPGKSVLKAFLPQSSSDFIYAIIIEEYGSVGGVILLFIYILILMRIMIIATKVQNYFCSLLVLAVGFPIVNQALINMGIAVGLFPVTGQTLPLISAGGTSMWVTFFSFGIILNVSRLIYNKNSNRTTKMIICHDP; encoded by the coding sequence ATGAAAATTTCTGAAAAAATAGACCTATTTTTAAATAAATATATAAAAGGAGATAGATATTTATGGGCATTCATATCTTTGTTGGCTATATTTTCTTTTTTACCAGTTTATTCTGCGAGTACAAACTTAGTGACAACATATGGAGGAACAAATACAGTATTTAGTTATTTATTAAAACATGCTATTTTTTTGTTGGTTGGGTTTTGTATCCTTTTTTTTACTCAATTTATAGACTATAAATATTTTTACCGGATGTCTATTATTTCCATGCCTATAATATTCATTTTATTAATCTTTACTATGAGTCAAAGAAAAGAGTTAGATGGTGTGAATGCTTCTCGTTGGTTACATATTCCTATTATTAATATATCTTTTCAAACTTCTAGTATTGCTGGGTTAGCCCTATTCATTTATTGTGCCAGATATTTAGCTAAAAAAAATAAAAAACAAATAAATTTTATAAATTCTTTTTTACCATTGTTATTTCCAATATTTTTTATTATTGGACTAATTTTTCCTGCAAATGGCTCTACTGCTGTTATTGTTTTTATATCCGTTTTAATTTTACTTTTTATAGGAGGATATCCATTAACAAGTGTGATAGGAGTTCTTTTAATGGGTGTTTTATTTGCAGGAATATATATTTATTCTGTAATAAAATGGGGTTATAAAAAACCTATAAATAGGGTTTACACATGGAAAAGTCGTATAGAACAATTTTTGGATCATGAATCGGAAGAAAGTTATCAAATGAAACAATCTAAAACGGCTATTGTTTTAGGAAATAAATTTGGTCGTGGTCCTGGAAAGAGTGTTTTAAAAGCTTTTTTACCACAATCTTCTTCAGATTTTATTTATGCTATTATAATAGAAGAATATGGATCTGTTGGAGGTGTCATCCTTTTATTCATTTATATATTAATTCTGATGAGAATTATGATAATAGCTACGAAAGTACAAAATTATTTTTGTTCTTTGTTGGTTCTTGCTGTAGGGTTCCCTATTGTCAATCAAGCGCTCATTAATATGGGAATAGCCGTTGGGTTATTTCCAGTTACAGGACAAACTTTACCTTTGATTAGTGCTGGAGGAACTTCTATGTGGGTTACTTTTTTTAGTTTTGGTATTATATTAAATGTCAGTCGTCTGATATATAATAAAAATTCGAATAGAACCACTAAAATGATAATTTGTCATGACCCATGA
- the murC gene encoding UDP-N-acetylmuramate--L-alanine ligase produces the protein MNLNQIDFFYFIGIGGMGMSSLARYFHTMGKTVYGHDQNRTFLTKELEKEGISINYHDRIEILPKWVLSKQCLIVYTPAIPSHHKQWIYLKKHGKNIKKRSQVLSLITENEICIAIGGTHGKTTTCTLLGHILYSVGINVTAFLGGISENYQSNLIFSNGLNRKKIILVEADEFDRSFLYLSPNIACIMSFDQDHVDTYPRKESLKKAYIAFSNRIKKPYKKIFLCQEESFRFNNAIYYSMMRKEENYYSDHLYIKKNKWYFDFHTPRETWKSLPLPIPGQHNLKNVTAALAISDYLKIPKEKIRKALFLFKGIKRRYSIHFQSSEKIYIDDYAHHPTEINALISTVRECFPNKKILGIFQPHLFSRTKFFEKYFAKSLEHLDILILLDIYPAREFPTKNGIHSNSLLKKIKMSSKEISTLSKVLEKIKKKHFDIILTMGAGDIDTLIIPIKEWLLKNQRYGQIKINEK, from the coding sequence ATGAATTTAAACCAAATTGATTTTTTTTATTTTATAGGAATAGGAGGAATGGGGATGAGTTCCCTAGCTAGATACTTTCATACTATGGGTAAAACTGTTTATGGTCATGATCAAAATAGAACTTTTTTAACAAAAGAATTAGAAAAAGAAGGTATATCCATAAATTATCATGATAGGATAGAAATATTACCAAAATGGGTATTATCTAAACAATGTTTGATTGTGTATACTCCAGCTATTCCAAGTCATCATAAACAATGGATATATTTAAAAAAACATGGTAAAAATATAAAAAAACGTTCTCAAGTATTATCTTTAATTACAGAAAATGAAATTTGTATAGCCATAGGAGGAACACATGGAAAAACAACTACTTGTACCTTGTTAGGCCACATTTTATATAGTGTAGGAATAAATGTTACAGCTTTTTTAGGAGGCATATCTGAAAATTATCAATCTAATTTGATATTCAGTAATGGATTGAATAGAAAAAAAATTATTTTGGTAGAAGCCGACGAATTTGACCGTTCTTTTTTATATTTATCTCCTAATATAGCATGTATAATGTCTTTTGATCAAGATCATGTAGACACTTATCCAAGAAAAGAATCCTTGAAAAAGGCTTATATAGCTTTTTCAAATAGAATAAAAAAACCATATAAAAAAATATTTCTTTGTCAAGAAGAATCTTTTCGATTTAATAACGCTATATATTATTCTATGATGCGAAAAGAAGAAAATTATTATTCCGATCATCTTTATATAAAAAAAAATAAATGGTATTTCGATTTTCATACTCCTAGAGAAACATGGAAATCGTTGCCTTTGCCTATTCCAGGTCAACATAATTTAAAAAATGTGACTGCAGCATTAGCTATATCTGACTATCTAAAAATTCCTAAAGAAAAAATCAGAAAAGCTTTATTTTTATTTAAAGGAATCAAAAGAAGATATTCCATTCATTTTCAATCTTCAGAAAAAATATATATAGATGATTATGCGCATCATCCTACAGAGATTAATGCTTTGATTTCTACTGTAAGAGAATGTTTTCCAAATAAAAAAATATTGGGGATTTTTCAACCCCATTTATTTAGTAGAACTAAATTTTTTGAAAAATATTTTGCAAAAAGTTTAGAACATCTTGATATTTTAATTTTACTAGATATTTATCCAGCTAGAGAATTTCCCACAAAAAATGGAATTCATTCCAATAGTTTATTAAAAAAAATAAAAATGAGTTCTAAAGAAATATCTACTTTATCAAAAGTTTTAGAAAAAATTAAAAAAAAACATTTTGATATTATTCTTACAATGGGAGCTGGGGATATAGATACCTTAATTATTCCTATTAAAGAATGGTTGTTAAAAAATCAACGATATGGACAAATAAAAATAAATGAGAAATAA
- the hisS gene encoding histidine--tRNA ligase — protein sequence MLPNIPKGTRDFSYIEMSKRNYLIQTIRKQFELFGFCSIETPSIENISTLVGKYGEEGDSLIFKLLHSGNFLKKRILDFIKKKEIHHDKKTISKCLIKYMSNKALRYDLTVPFVRYVVMHKNKIVFPFKRSQIQPVWRADKPQKGRFREFYQCDADIISYSWSLWEEIELIQLCDEIFTKLNFPIIIYINHRDILRGLVDMAGIENNLWKDFTTSLDKWKKIGRDLVKKEMLNKGISSKSFDQVAFFFDMKENFYNKEKHLTVALKNSEKGKKGIQDLSFIYKNIKNISLQKTKLEWNLSLARGMNYYTGTILEIVPLKNKNSISIGGGGRYDQLANLFGMNNISGVGISLGLDRIYLAMEQENLFKTISNLNYPSKVLFINFGNEEVLYAYKIIKFLRDKGISTQLYPNVDKIGKQFRYANDNNIPFAISIGKNEINKNKIRMKNIQKRIEKEYDNIHDVVNQLTKKL from the coding sequence ATGTTGCCTAATATTCCCAAAGGAACTAGAGATTTTTCATACATTGAGATGAGTAAACGAAATTATTTAATTCAAACTATTCGAAAACAATTTGAACTTTTTGGTTTCTGCTCTATAGAAACTCCTTCTATTGAAAATATTTCCACTCTTGTTGGAAAATATGGAGAAGAAGGTGATTCCTTAATATTTAAATTGTTACATTCAGGTAATTTTTTAAAAAAGAGAATTTTAGATTTTATAAAAAAAAAAGAAATTCATCATGATAAAAAAACGATTTCAAAATGTTTAATTAAATATATGTCTAATAAAGCTCTTAGATATGATTTAACGGTTCCTTTTGTCCGTTATGTGGTTATGCATAAAAATAAAATCGTTTTTCCCTTTAAAAGATCCCAAATACAACCTGTATGGCGTGCAGATAAACCTCAAAAAGGAAGATTTAGAGAATTTTATCAATGTGATGCGGATATCATATCATACTCTTGGTCTTTATGGGAAGAAATTGAATTAATTCAACTTTGTGACGAAATTTTTACTAAATTAAATTTTCCTATCATTATCTACATAAATCATAGAGATATATTAAGAGGATTAGTTGATATGGCTGGTATAGAAAATAATTTATGGAAAGATTTTACTACATCTTTAGATAAATGGAAGAAAATTGGACGAGATTTAGTAAAAAAAGAAATGCTCAACAAAGGAATTTCATCGAAATCATTTGATCAAGTGGCATTTTTTTTCGATATGAAAGAAAATTTCTATAATAAAGAAAAACATTTGACTGTCGCTTTAAAAAATTCTGAAAAAGGAAAAAAAGGGATACAGGATCTGAGTTTTATTTATAAAAATATAAAGAATATTTCTTTACAAAAGACAAAATTGGAATGGAATCTTTCTTTAGCTAGAGGAATGAATTATTATACAGGAACAATATTAGAAATTGTACCATTAAAAAATAAGAATTCTATTTCGATTGGAGGAGGAGGTAGGTATGATCAATTAGCTAATTTATTTGGAATGAATAATATTTCTGGAGTAGGAATTTCTTTAGGTTTGGATAGAATTTATTTAGCAATGGAACAAGAAAATTTGTTTAAAACTATTTCTAATTTGAATTATCCTTCAAAAGTTTTATTTATTAATTTTGGAAATGAAGAGGTTTTGTATGCATACAAAATAATAAAATTTTTGAGAGACAAAGGAATTTCTACTCAATTATATCCTAATGTAGATAAAATAGGAAAACAGTTTAGATATGCTAATGACAACAACATTCCATTTGCTATTAGTATAGGAAAAAACGAAATCAATAAAAATAAAATCAGAATGAAAAATATTCAAAAAAGAATAGAGAAAGAATATGATAACATTCACGACGTTGTGAATCAATTAACGAAAAAACTTTGA
- the murD gene encoding UDP-N-acetylmuramoyl-L-alanine--D-glutamate ligase yields the protein MKKKIIVVLGGGESGVGAALLAKKNGLKTFLSDSGIILNKYKKVLIKNQIPFEEKGHTENIIIQNAIKIIKSPGISSKKNPLITKINSLGIPIQSELEFGKSYIENSYVIGITGSNGKTTTCSMIYEILKKEGMNVGVAGNIGHSFSKEVIKKKDIYILEMSSFQLDDCLNFRSNIAVLLNVTRDHLNRYNNIENYIDSKFKIAIFQKKKDIFIYNYDDPIIRKGLKKYPVMSHCIPFSIKEELHTGAYIKNNKIFIRNQKNQEIYFLNVKDIPLIGDHNLYNILASLIIFEILNVKKESIISILLKLKSIEHRMEKIRNINGIQFINDSKATNVNAVFYALKSINAPIIWIAGGEDKGNNYIELIPLVKKKVKAIICLGKNNKKIINFFKNIIDIILETKNMKKAVYMAYILSSHGDHVLFSPACSSFDLFKDYKERGNKFKQEVRKLIYENF from the coding sequence ATGAAAAAAAAAATTATAGTTGTGTTAGGTGGAGGAGAAAGTGGAGTAGGAGCAGCTTTATTAGCTAAAAAAAATGGATTAAAAACATTTTTATCCGATTCTGGAATTATTTTAAACAAATACAAAAAAGTTTTAATAAAGAATCAAATTCCTTTTGAAGAAAAAGGACATACAGAAAATATCATCATTCAAAATGCTATTAAAATAATAAAAAGTCCTGGAATTTCTTCTAAAAAAAATCCTTTGATAACAAAAATCAATTCTTTGGGGATTCCTATACAATCCGAATTAGAATTCGGTAAAAGTTATATCGAAAATTCTTATGTAATTGGAATTACAGGAAGTAATGGAAAAACAACAACTTGTTCCATGATTTATGAAATTCTTAAAAAAGAAGGAATGAATGTAGGAGTAGCAGGAAATATTGGACATAGTTTTTCTAAAGAAGTTATAAAAAAAAAAGATATTTATATATTAGAAATGAGTAGCTTTCAATTAGATGATTGTTTAAATTTTCGTTCAAATATTGCAGTATTATTAAACGTGACAAGGGATCATTTAAATAGATATAATAATATTGAAAATTATATCGATTCCAAATTTAAAATAGCAATTTTTCAAAAAAAAAAAGATATTTTTATTTATAATTATGATGATCCTATTATCAGAAAGGGATTAAAAAAGTATCCTGTCATGTCTCATTGCATTCCTTTTTCTATAAAAGAAGAATTACATACAGGCGCTTATATAAAAAATAACAAAATATTTATTCGAAATCAAAAAAATCAAGAAATATATTTCCTTAATGTAAAAGATATTCCCTTAATAGGGGATCATAATCTCTATAATATTTTGGCTTCATTAATTATATTCGAAATATTAAACGTAAAAAAAGAATCAATAATTTCCATACTATTAAAATTGAAATCTATAGAACATCGTATGGAAAAAATACGAAATATAAATGGAATACAATTCATTAATGATTCTAAAGCTACTAATGTAAATGCAGTTTTTTATGCATTAAAAAGTATAAATGCGCCTATTATATGGATAGCAGGAGGAGAAGATAAAGGGAATAATTATATAGAATTAATTCCTTTGGTTAAAAAAAAAGTAAAAGCTATAATTTGTTTAGGAAAAAATAATAAAAAAATTATAAATTTTTTTAAAAATATAATTGATATTATTTTGGAAACAAAAAATATGAAAAAAGCTGTTTATATGGCTTATATATTATCTTCTCATGGAGATCATGTTTTATTCTCTCCTGCTTGTTCTAGCTTTGATCTTTTTAAAGATTATAAGGAAAGAGGAAATAAATTTAAACAAGAAGTAAGAAAACTGATTTATGAAAATTTCTGA
- the murG gene encoding undecaprenyldiphospho-muramoylpentapeptide beta-N-acetylglucosaminyltransferase, translating to MTHDFSHKSPRIIIGSGGTGGHIYPGIAIANELKKKIPKTDILFIGSKNHMEMREIPRFGYSIEEICLSGGKNKFFSISGFILSIQLIYSFFLANKIIKKFSPDIVIGTGGFVSFPTLYAAKKNKIPILIQEQNSFPGLTNRIFSHYANKICIAYEQAKKYFPQKKTIITGNPVRSEILQLPSKEKACIHLGLKITRPIILSIGGSQGSNSMNNAWIKGLKKIIELDMQLIWQIGKFDLHKIKKNKMSHHSNIIFMEFIENIPICYAAADIIVSRAGALTISEICLIGKPYILIPFPWASNDHQNQNAKILEEKKAALIIKNEEIEKKLVNSVIQLMNNSSMKKKMSKNILELGKPKATNDIVNEILQIIL from the coding sequence ATGACCCATGATTTTTCACATAAATCACCTAGAATCATTATTGGAAGTGGAGGAACAGGAGGGCACATTTATCCGGGAATTGCTATTGCGAATGAACTTAAAAAAAAAATTCCAAAAACCGATATTTTGTTTATCGGATCTAAAAATCATATGGAAATGCGAGAGATTCCCAGATTTGGATATTCCATTGAGGAAATTTGTCTTTCAGGTGGAAAAAATAAATTTTTTTCCATATCAGGTTTTATTTTATCTATACAATTAATATATAGTTTTTTTTTGGCAAATAAAATTATTAAAAAATTTTCTCCAGATATAGTTATCGGAACAGGTGGATTTGTAAGTTTTCCTACCTTATATGCTGCAAAAAAAAATAAGATACCTATTCTGATTCAAGAACAAAATTCTTTTCCGGGATTGACCAATAGAATATTTTCTCATTATGCGAATAAAATATGCATTGCTTATGAGCAAGCAAAAAAATATTTTCCTCAAAAAAAAACTATCATAACTGGAAATCCAGTAAGATCTGAAATATTACAATTACCTAGTAAAGAAAAAGCTTGCATTCACTTAGGATTAAAAATTACAAGACCTATTATTTTATCTATAGGAGGAAGTCAAGGTTCCAATAGTATGAATAATGCTTGGATTAAAGGATTAAAAAAAATAATAGAATTGGATATGCAACTTATTTGGCAGATAGGAAAATTCGATCTTCATAAGATTAAAAAAAATAAAATGTCTCATCATTCGAATATCATTTTCATGGAATTTATTGAAAATATACCAATATGTTATGCTGCTGCAGATATTATTGTATCTAGGGCTGGAGCTTTAACCATATCAGAAATATGTTTAATAGGAAAACCATATATATTAATTCCTTTTCCTTGGGCTTCAAATGATCATCAAAATCAAAATGCTAAAATATTAGAAGAAAAAAAGGCTGCTTTAATTATAAAAAACGAGGAAATAGAAAAAAAATTAGTGAATTCTGTTATTCAATTAATGAATAATTCTAGCATGAAAAAAAAAATGAGTAAAAATATATTAGAATTAGGAAAACCTAAAGCAACAAACGATATTGTAAACGAGATTTTACAAATTATTTTATGA
- the ftsA gene encoding cell division protein FtsA yields the protein MEYQDIAIGLDVGTTKIVAMVGRKNEYNKIEILGIGRSKSVGVHRGVVNNITQTIEAIREAISEAEHSSGLKIKEVIVGIAGQHIRSLQHNDYITRLDFENVISQKDIQKLIDQVHKLVMLPGEEIIHVLPQEYKVDSQTEILEPIGMYGSRLEANFHVVVGQISSIRNIGRCVKAAGLNLSGMTLEPLASAEAVLSTEEREAGVALVDIGGGTTDLAIFKDNIIRHTAVIPFGGNVITENIKTDCLIIERKAELLKIKFGSAWPGENKETEIVCIPGLRGRDPKEISLKHLSKIIHTRVCEILEQVNVEIENYGNEEQKKRLIAGLVMTGGGSQLNHIRPLTEYITGMDVRIGYSNEHIAGGENGLISHPEYATSIGLVIKGLDDKKKYTTDMGQQHRDVENSELISTKFYKNRRFNYEEDHKKNKKNKTKSKSFLEIWADKFRQILNDTE from the coding sequence ATGGAATATCAAGATATAGCTATAGGTCTTGATGTAGGAACCACGAAGATTGTAGCTATGGTAGGAAGGAAAAATGAATATAATAAAATTGAGATCTTAGGCATAGGTAGATCTAAAAGTGTAGGTGTGCATAGAGGAGTTGTGAATAATATAACTCAAACAATTGAAGCTATTCGTGAAGCTATATCTGAAGCCGAGCATAGTTCTGGTTTAAAAATAAAAGAAGTTATTGTTGGAATAGCAGGACAACATATTAGGAGTCTACAACATAATGATTATATTACTAGATTAGATTTTGAAAATGTTATCAGTCAAAAAGATATACAAAAATTAATAGATCAAGTTCATAAGCTGGTCATGCTACCAGGAGAAGAAATCATTCATGTTCTTCCACAAGAATATAAAGTCGACAGTCAAACAGAAATATTAGAACCAATCGGAATGTATGGAAGTCGTTTAGAAGCAAATTTTCATGTAGTCGTAGGACAAATTTCTTCTATACGTAATATTGGAAGATGTGTAAAAGCTGCAGGATTAAATTTATCTGGAATGACTTTAGAACCTTTAGCTTCTGCTGAAGCGGTATTAAGTACCGAAGAGAGAGAAGCAGGTGTTGCTTTAGTGGATATAGGAGGTGGAACTACGGATCTTGCTATATTTAAAGATAATATAATTCGTCATACTGCCGTGATCCCTTTTGGAGGAAACGTCATTACTGAAAATATAAAAACAGATTGTTTGATCATTGAACGGAAAGCCGAATTACTAAAAATAAAATTTGGATCTGCATGGCCAGGAGAAAATAAGGAAACAGAAATTGTTTGTATTCCTGGATTAAGAGGTCGTGATCCTAAAGAAATTTCTTTAAAACATCTTTCCAAAATTATTCATACACGAGTATGTGAAATTTTGGAACAAGTAAATGTAGAAATAGAAAATTATGGAAATGAAGAACAAAAGAAAAGACTAATTGCAGGATTGGTTATGACAGGTGGAGGGTCACAACTTAACCATATTCGTCCATTAACAGAGTATATTACTGGAATGGACGTTCGTATAGGTTATTCTAATGAACATATTGCAGGAGGAGAAAACGGTCTTATAAGTCATCCAGAATATGCAACGTCTATAGGATTAGTAATTAAAGGACTTGATGATAAAAAAAAATATACAACAGATATGGGACAACAACATAGAGATGTTGAAAATTCTGAGTTGATTTCTACAAAATTTTACAAAAATCGTAGATTCAATTATGAGGAGGATCATAAAAAAAATAAAAAAAATAAAACAAAATCAAAATCTTTTCTTGAAATTTGGGCAGATAAGTTCCGTCAAATATTAAATGATACAGAATAA
- the pnuC gene encoding nicotinamide riboside transporter PnuC, whose amino-acid sequence MMNNCNWIDILLSPYYHNSYFHIILEFTAVSFTIFSVFCAQKNNIWGYPIGIVSTIIYSYLTFVTSLYGDFVINLYYTLMSFYGWYTWMYKYKKYKKKIPITFCNKKDYFYTSILFLFTCIFSMMIYFFYGKLQSHYDWMDVLTTGIYFSGMYQMSMKKVENWIFWTVGNVISVPIYFFKGFVLTGILFIILVLLAIFGFLIWKKKALNQSFFVN is encoded by the coding sequence ATGATGAATAATTGTAATTGGATAGATATTCTTTTATCCCCCTATTATCATAATAGTTATTTTCACATAATTTTAGAATTTACGGCTGTATCATTTACTATATTTAGTGTTTTTTGTGCTCAAAAAAATAATATATGGGGATATCCAATAGGAATAGTCAGCACTATCATATATAGTTATTTAACTTTTGTGACTTCTCTTTATGGAGATTTTGTTATTAACTTGTATTACACGTTGATGAGTTTTTATGGATGGTATACATGGATGTATAAATATAAAAAGTATAAAAAAAAAATACCTATTACTTTTTGTAATAAAAAAGATTATTTTTATACCTCAATTTTGTTTTTATTTACTTGTATTTTCAGTATGATGATTTATTTTTTTTATGGTAAACTTCAATCTCATTATGATTGGATGGATGTATTGACTACAGGTATTTATTTTTCTGGTATGTATCAAATGTCCATGAAAAAAGTAGAAAATTGGATATTTTGGACGGTGGGAAATGTAATTTCCGTACCTATTTATTTTTTTAAGGGTTTTGTATTGACAGGAATTTTGTTTATTATTCTTGTTCTATTGGCTATATTCGGATTTTTGATTTGGAAGAAAAAAGCGCTGAATCAAAGTTTTTTCGTTAATTGA